A DNA window from Helianthus annuus cultivar XRQ/B chromosome 15, HanXRQr2.0-SUNRISE, whole genome shotgun sequence contains the following coding sequences:
- the LOC110910948 gene encoding LOB domain-containing protein 33, which yields MTGGSSSSCGACKFLRRKCTTECVFTPYFCYSQGAQHFAAVHKVFGASNVSKLLMKIPMQNRSEAAISISYEALARMQDPIYGCVAQILALQQQVTSLQEEIDQLVNNMMVYSSFGLPNHASLQDIDNMNDGLPISFQFNNDTSNCDNLNQQTPSLSAAPQVSCLLGDLEGQNASHRSFLDHPMMENGCDILNI from the exons ATGACAGGAGGATCTAGTTCTTCATGTGGTGCATGCAAGTTTCTGAGAAGAAAGTGTACTACTGAATGTGTTTTTACTCCATACTTCTGCTACAGCCAAGGAGCGCAACATTTTGCCGCGGTTCACAAGGTTTTCGGCGCTAGCAATGTCTCCAAACTTTTAATGAAAATCCCTATGCAAAACAGAAGTGAAGCTGCTATCAGTATATCTTACGAAGCATTGGCTCGAATGCAAGATCCTATATATGGTTGTGTGGCTCAAATATTGGCTCTCCAACAACAG GTGACGAGCTTACAGGAGGAGATAGATCAGCTAGTGAATAACATGATGGTTTATTCTTCATTCGGACTGCCAAATCATGCAAGTTTACAAGATATAGATAACATGAATGATGGGTTACCGATCTCTTTTCAGTTCAATAATGATACTAGCAACTGTGATAATCTAAATCAACAGACTCCGTCCTTGTCAGCTGCGCCACAAGTTTCTTGTTTGTTGGGCGATTTGGAGGGCCAAAACGCTTCTCATCGCAGTTTTCTGGATCATCCAATGATGGAAAATGGTTGTGATATCTTGAACATATAG
- the LOC110913012 gene encoding ribulose bisphosphate carboxylase/oxygenase activase, chloroplastic, protein MATAFSTVGSAVNRVPLRLNGTNGGAAVPNSGFLGSNLKKTMNSRITNNKQPVSFKVFAAEKEIDESKQTDKDRWRGLAYDISDDQQDITRGKGMVDSLFQAPQDAGTHYAVMNSYEYLSTGLRTYMDNTEDGFYIAPAFMDKLVVHITKNFMTLPNIKIPLILGVWGGKGQGKSFQCELVFAKMGITPIMMSAGELESGNAGEPAKLIRQRYREAADIIKKGKMCCLFINDLDAGAGRMGGTTQYTVNNQMVNATLMNIADNPTNVQLPGMYNKEENPRVPIIVTGNDFSTLYAPLIRDGRMEKFYWAPTREDRIGVCCGIFQTDGVSNEEVTKLVDTFPGQSIDFFGALRARVYDDEVRKWISGVGVEGIGKRLVNSRDGPVTFEQPKITIAKLLEYGNMLVQEQDNVKRVQLAETYLDSAALGDANKDAISQGAFYGKAAQQVQVPVPEGCTDPRAENFDPTARSDDGSCNYTL, encoded by the exons ATGGCAACCGCCTTCTCCACCGTTGGATCCGCCGTCAACCGTGTTCCG TTGAGGTTGAATGGGACCAATGGTGGTGCTGCAGTTCCAAACTCAGGTTTCTTGGGAAGTAACTTGAAGAAGACAATGAATTCAAGAATCACAAACAACAAACAACCAGTCTCCTTCAAAGTATTTGCAGCCGAGAAAGAGATCGACGAAAGCAAACAAACCGACAAAGACAGATGGAGGGGACTGGCGTACGACATCTCTGATGATCAACAAGACATCACTAGAGGTAAGGGAATGGTAGATTCTCTCTTCCAAGCTCCACAAGACGCAGGAACCCATTATGCTGTCATGAATTCATATGAATACCTTAGTACCGGTCTTCGCAC ATACATGGACAACACTGAGGATGGATTCTACATCGCCCCGGCTTTCATGGACAAACTTGTTGTTCACATCACAAAGAACTTCATGACTTTGCCAAACATCAAG ATTCCTCTCATTTTGGGTGTCTGGGGAGGCAAAGGTCAGGGAAAATCTTTCCAATGTGAGCTTGTGTTCGCCAAGATGGGAATCAC CCCAATTATGATGAGTGCTGGAGAATTAGAAAGCGGAAACGCTGGAGAACCGGCGAAGTTGATCAGACAAAGGTACCGTGAAGCCGCAGACATCATCAAAAAGGGTAAAATGTGCTGCCTGTTTATCAACGATCTTGACGCTGGAGCGGGTAGAATGGGCGGAACCACCCAGTACACTGTCAACAACCAGATGGTTAACGCCACTCTCATGAACATTGCCGATAACCCGACAAATGTTCAGCTCCCGGGTATGTACAACAAGGAAGAAAACCCGCGTGTCCCGATTATTGTCACTGGTAACGACTTTTCGACCCTCTATGCTCCCCTCATCCGTGACGGACGTATGGAAAAGTTCTACTGGGCGCCGACTAGAGAAGACCGGATCGGTGTCTGTTGCGGTATCTTCCAGACCGATGGGGTCTCTAATGAAGAAGTTACCAAGCTTGTGGACACTTTCCCTGGACAATCCATAG ATTTCTTTGGGGCATTGAGGGCTAGAGTGTACGATGATGAAGTAAGGAAGTGGATATCCGGTGTCGGGGTTGAAGGAATAGGGAAGAGGCTTGTGAACTCAAGGGATGGCCCGGTTACATTCGAACAACCAAAGATAACAATCGCAAAACTTCTAGAGTACGGGAACATGTTGGTTCAAGAACAGGACAATGTGAAGAGAGTCCAGTTGGCCGAGACCTATTTGGATTCGGCTGCACTTGGGGACGCTAACAAGGATGCTATAAGCCAAGGAGCGTTCTACG GGAAAGCCGCCCAGCAGGTTCAGGTTCCTGTGCCGGAAGGGTGCACGGACCCTAGGGCCGAGAACTTCGACCCAACGGCTAGGAGTGATGATGGAAGCTGCAATTATACTTTATAA